A window of the Pseudomonadota bacterium genome harbors these coding sequences:
- a CDS encoding peptidyl-prolyl cis-trans isomerase, with amino-acid sequence MKRLAVSIAAAALLAGGAYYLVSSKPPAPELPPEVLAQVGDRIITRQAFVDEMALRGGQRAGYFQTPVQRRALLDAMIEHERMLQAALDAGVDERPEVKRAVQRILVDRYRDELLERRYEQLTISDAELERYYAKNADKYSRPERRRAALVQVSVAANATDEAREKARQRIEQAAAAAQALGPEVQHFGNVARQFSDDRATRYTGGVIGWLTPGRSSRYKWDEAVIETLFSMQEPGQISPVIETQDGLYIARLVALEAGGARPLEDVAEGIRIALLREKREQVKEALFSNQGLDAYVNEGLLAEIEPLAGTAADPREPPAMPRSSR; translated from the coding sequence ATGAAGCGCCTGGCTGTAAGTATTGCGGCAGCGGCCCTGCTGGCCGGGGGCGCCTACTATCTTGTCAGCAGCAAGCCTCCAGCTCCCGAGCTGCCGCCGGAAGTGCTGGCGCAGGTGGGTGACCGGATCATCACGCGGCAGGCGTTTGTCGACGAGATGGCGCTGCGCGGCGGTCAACGTGCCGGCTATTTCCAAACGCCCGTCCAGCGTCGGGCGCTGCTCGACGCAATGATCGAACATGAGCGGATGCTCCAGGCGGCGCTCGACGCCGGGGTAGACGAGCGCCCCGAGGTGAAGCGTGCGGTGCAGCGCATCCTTGTGGATCGCTATCGCGATGAGCTGCTCGAAAGGCGCTACGAACAACTGACGATCAGCGACGCTGAGCTCGAGCGTTACTACGCCAAGAACGCAGACAAATACAGCCGGCCCGAGCGCCGCCGCGCCGCACTGGTCCAGGTGTCGGTAGCGGCTAACGCGACAGACGAGGCGCGCGAAAAGGCCCGGCAGCGGATCGAGCAGGCGGCCGCCGCCGCGCAGGCGCTGGGCCCAGAGGTCCAGCACTTCGGCAACGTCGCTCGCCAGTTTTCTGACGACCGGGCCACCCGCTACACCGGCGGCGTTATCGGCTGGCTGACGCCTGGCCGAAGCAGCCGCTACAAGTGGGACGAGGCGGTGATTGAAACGCTGTTTTCGATGCAGGAGCCCGGGCAGATTTCGCCGGTCATTGAGACCCAAGACGGACTCTACATTGCCCGGCTGGTGGCACTTGAGGCGGGCGGTGCCCGCCCCCTGGAAGACGTTGCTGAGGGTATCCGGATTGCGCTGCTTCGCGAAAAGCGCGAACAGGTTAAGGAAGCACTGTTTTCCAATCAGGGCCTGGATGCCTACGTCAATGAAGGCCTGCTGGCGGAGATCGAGCCGCTGGCTGGCACTGCGGCGGACCCGAGAGAGCCGCCCGCCATGCCTCGATCGAGTCGTTAA